Part of the Chelmon rostratus isolate fCheRos1 chromosome 10, fCheRos1.pri, whole genome shotgun sequence genome is shown below.
CACTTCTATTTTCCTGTCATTGACACTATGATACAGCATTGTGGATGACTGATCTTAAGATGGTcacaaaacaagctttaaaaatgtgacacttACTAGCAttgtctgttgttgtgacagAAGTGTCAAATAAGTTTATGCACGAGGTAGGCCTTGTACGGACATTctttgtgtatctgtatgtgcaACACTGAATGGCAAATAGATATATACTATAATATATAAACAGATTCTCTGCTATGCTTCTATGCTTTCAGTGTATTCAAAGTGAGTACACATTAACAGAGGTGTAATGGAAACATCATTTGCAAGTTTAAGTAAgtaagtatatattttttatcacTTGGCTGGACATCTGTGTACCGTAGTTTGTTGCGTGCATGCACAGTCGTGAAGATTTTCCTGGCTCAGGTCTGCTGTATACGGTATAAGAAACGCATGACCTGAGATTTATTCCCAAAGTCAGCATTTTCTGACGATAATGCCAGTGGATCAGGGAGCCTTGGTCTTAGATAGCTACATCTATACTCTTAGAATAGAATATGGAGTTAGGATAAGTACCTAACATTATATTTCGTATATGCTTGGTACCAAGGTTAACATCATATCAACCCTGTGTGGAAAAAAGGGGAAGTGATTTTGCATTCCTTCCACACGTACCATAATTGTCCCCCATGCAGCCCAGTAATCTGTGATGATGGGATTAGTGGCACATAGTTTGACATGTGCATAAAAATTGCCATATCTGACTACCTGTCACCTGCTgtccaacacatttaaaactgaatgagTCAAGGAGAACTCACACATATTACACAGATAGAAAGGGCATGAAGAACCCCAAGATACCACTGCGCAGGGCTGTGTTGGAGCAGCAAGAATTTAACTGACTGTTGGAATAGAAATCAGTTTGTATATTTCACCAGGACTCATCCATTTTGTTTAGttagaaatgaaataaaaaaacgaTGAAAAACATTCAGGGAAGCAATGTCGCTTTGGTCAATGAGAACAGGAAAACTGTCATTCTCTTGTAAATGGCAGAACTCTAGGGTTGATTTTATGGCAACAACAATGACAAGCAATTAAATCtttgagaaagaaaataaataaacaaagagtGTCTTGCATAGTCACAAATTAGCACAAGACTAATGGCATCCCAGCTATACAAgggccaaaaaagaaaaagaaaagtggcaTGATTCATAAACAGTTCAAATCGCTGTTCCTTGTTGTTCATGTTTCTAACACCACCAAAAAGTTGCAAGGCATGAGTTAAGTTGAAATCATAAACTGGAAAGTCAGCAGGTTAATTGGAAATTCTTAAGCAGTTTCTTTGGGGCAGACAATGTCTTGGAAGGTTGCAGTTGCCTCCACACACTCTAGATTCTTGGGTCTTGTAGGAATCTGTAGGTGGAATAACAGCATAAAAGTCTGTTAGTGGTCATTAATGGTCAGCAAGGCcgtaaaaatatatttcaggCCGATTAAAGCAACATACCCCAAATATTACTTAATATAGTAAAATATTTTTGGGAAAAAATGTATGCTATTAGCGTCAGACAAGTGTCGTAGCCTCTTAACAAACACATAGCATTTTCCCCCTAACATAAATtgaaaaattgattttttttttatggtcaAAGGATAGATGCCAGCCTTGTGGCTAAATGTAGGTAAATTGTGGGTAAGAGCTGGATAAATTGATTCCATTAACATTTTTCACTGGGCGAGGCAAAAGTATGACATGAAATTGACACTTTTATTGGTCTGATGTGGCCAAAATGCAGGTTGCTCAATCTAAACAGGGAAGTTAATGCACTACTATATCTTACAAGTTGTATTTGATTGGGCACAATCAATTTCAAAAAAGTAATGAGAAGCAAAGCAAGATGATATTTTTTTCTAGTGTCCAAAATTTATACCTGGTTGCACACAGCTTTTCCATAGCGTACAAAAGTGGCAAAGTGCTCGCAGTTGAGATTGAATAGATGATATGAGAAGTCCTGATCAAGAAGGGCGTCGCGGCGTAGCCTCATTTCCTTAGGTGCTGATGGTGTGAAGGCATGGCGGTTGTTACTGATCAAGACATGGGCTCCTTGCGGGACATTCACCTCACCAAGAGGCACTCTGCGGATCCTGGTTTCCCCAAGAAGAAGGTCCCCACACACAGGGAAGATTGTTTGCAGGGAAGTACGTACGCTGCTCATCAGTTGTCCCTCCTCTACAGAATGGGAATGAATGAAGAATGGGTTCATTTTCAGAAcactttgacaaaaaaatctcAGTTTTCAGTCTCCATCTAGAAATATGTATCTTTTATACCACTGTCAAATCGCACTATAATATACAAAACCAACCAGCCATGCTCTCACAATAGTGTTCATGAGTTGCTGCAACTGAATTACATTACAATCTGTGACTACCATTGTCTCCAGTGGAAGCAGTACTACTTTTAGTTTTTCAATTAACAAGGGAAAAAATCCAAAATCATGTGTTGTGAAAGTGATGATGTACAGCTGGATGGACAACAATGTTCGAGAGAGTGgatttttgtgcatttgaggAGGTGATGTCTTTCAAGTTTAAAACCTAAATTGAATCATTTTGGTGTTACAATCTGTCTCTTCACCCAAGGTGAAAATTAACAAGTGTGGAACCGGACACATCAAACTCAAGCTCAGTGTAGACAGGACAAAGCACAACCAATCATGTGACATTATGTGCACCCAAACTGCCGTAGTCTAATTCCATAGCAGGATTTAAATTGTGAACCAACCATATTATGTGTGACAATGTCTCCTTAGTGCTTTtgttggggtgttttttttttctttcttttttcaggcAGAGTAAAACACGTTTGGTCCCCGAGTGAGTATTTGAGTCAGCAAGACTGTGCATGTGGAATTGAGTCAAGATAAACGATAGTGTGggtgttcatggtaatgaaggaacatgtcacccagtgcaacagtctGGCTCATTGTTTTATAGGCACTGATGCACACAACACCTGTTAGTAGATACATTGAGTGTTGGTTTGATTTAGGTCTTCTCGAGGCATTTGCTCTCCAAATTTCACATTATGAACAAACTACATCATAATATCAACTGAAATGCTACTTGATTAGGGATTACAGATTGGCTCAGTAAACCCTATAAAATGGATGGAACCATGGAAAAATTCACCTGTATTACATTAGTTCTCTGCAAGGCTGTCACTGAGTCTGACtcgtccacttcctgtgttgaCCCTGTGCCCAAAGCATTCTTAAAGAAgttgtttgacagtgtttcaggTCATGTCCCGAAGATAATCAATACACCTCTGCAAACAGGCATCTTCACCGATGTgtttaaaacagctgatgtAAAACCATTACTAAAGAAACCCAACCTAGATAGTAATGCACTCACTAACTTTAGGCTGATATCCAATcttccattcatcagtaagATAATGCATATGATAGTTTCAGAGCAAATAAATGcctttcttaaagaaaataacattctgaaggaatttcagtcaggctttagaacaaaccacagcactgaaaatgctctgactaaaataatcagcaacCTCAGATTAATTTTTGATGAAAATAAGGTCTCAGTTCTTGGCCTCTTAGATCTATGTGCAGCATTTGATATGATTGACCATGATATCTTAATCAATTTCCTTGTACAGTtggttggtctttctgactgtgtgttaagCTAGTTTAAAACATACTTCAAAGGGAGAACATTTTACGTCAGtcttggagatcatgtgtctgagaaagaTGTCAACTGTTTTGAGGTTGCACAACACAGCTGCCttggtccattactgttctcatTATACATGTtgccacttggtgacatcattagagagcacaatgtcgttatgcagatgacacaactgtacatctgtgctgaaccaaatgatgctgcagctatagattccattactaactgtcttttggcaataaataaatggatgagtAATAATTTAttgaagttaaatgaggacaaaaccgAAATCCTACTAGCCAGCCTTAAAATAATATTAGATATGAtgtttaataatctggggaATATAACTATCTGGATTAAATCCGAGGTTACCAGTTTTAGTGTTGTCCTAGATTCAGATGTAAGATTCAAGTCCAGTCAACAAGGTGACGACAACTCCtttttccaccttagaaacaACTACTTAGTACGGCCATTTTAAAATcataaagatgatgaaaaatgtatgcCTTTACTTCAAGCCGGCTCGATTACTGTAACACATTTTTTACTGGCCTCCCAAAAAAGAACAgtgagagacttcagctcattcaaactctgcagctcgactATTAACtagaaccaagaggagagagaacattagtccagttttagctgctctgcacttgCTTCATGCTTATGCGCTGCTgtgcttcttttaaaatgttgtattttacttatttgattgcattctatgtaatctatttttaggtcgattttaatattttattgtgtggttttatggattgtctttatttttattttcatcctgaATTACCATACCAAGTGGGGTTTACTCatcttattttgcttttttaaaatctatttttatgtCATAaagttgattattattattattgttgttgttgttgttacttaCAAAAAGAACTGTAAGACAACTTAGTACAATTCATGATCTTTCACAAATGAAACATATTCCTCAGGGATTTTTGTCCAGCATCATAACCTCATCCTGAAGCATTATCCTAAGTAAACATTTAGTGCTTTCGAAAAACAAGTAGATAGCATTTTCCGTagtattcttcttctttttctacCTAAAAAACCCATAATCTATGGGAGGTAGTGTTACCTGTTATCATCATGGTGCCGCATGAGTGGCAGCTTGTTATAGCAGCTGCctcacttttctttgttttagtgctttcctgtgttttttctgtcactagTCTCAGTCGATCATGCATACTtacggatgtacaactggtgagaccagtgctttgtgttttattcgTTTTTGAACTACTTAAAACAACATTGGCAGCcacggctccattgtttacaaTTGGGAATAGCTGTTAGCGCTGAGCAACATGCACATACTCCCGAAGGAAAGACCAGAGATCCCCGTGGGAGATGGAGAAGcggatgcagagctggagcaaagtgcTGGGACAAGAGAAAAcagtataaaccatccatactgtctcttattatggggaacATGCAATCTCTCCCCAATAAGATGAaagagctaacagtgctaaccagactgcagctcaAGTAACAGGAGTGTGTATTATGTGTCCGGCAACATGCCGGACAGGCATGTTGCTGTGGACAATTTTCAACTTCTGATGGCGAGGGGTAAGAGGAAGGGATTGGGCATAGCAATATTTGTGAACAAGAAATGGTGACACATCAGTGttaaggagcagcgctgcaccaGAGACATaaagctgttagctgttagcattcagctatATTACCTTCTGAGGGAATTCTTGCACGTCAGACACACAATAACCGTTATTgaagatcaggtgaggaaggagctcaggaggatgaAGGCAAGGAAGGCCACTGGCCCTGGTGGCATAAGCTCCAGACTGgtcagggactgtgcagattAGGCTTTGTGGGGTCGCTCTTCACATCTTCATCAACATGAGACTCTGGAgagtctggagagagttccagccctgtggaaaacttcctgtatGGTTCCAgttccaaagactgtgcatcccagggatGCCCAACCTACTCAGGACAGTggccttaacttcccacctgatgaagaccctggagaggattataGGCAATCACCTCTGTCACCTGGTGAGAAGCCAGCTGAACCCCCCACAGTTTGCATACCGACCGGGCATTAGTGTGGAAAACGTTATCTTCTACTGCCTGCACAgatctctttcccacctggagagcactgggagcacagcGAGGTTCATGTTCATGTACTCCAGTGCTTTCAGCACAATGcaaccatcactgctgagggggaagctggtGGGAGGTGGAGTAGACTGCCGTCTGGCTGCGAGGACCATCGACTACGTCACAGACAGACCACAGTATGAGcggcttcaggactgtgtgtctgatgtggtaatttgcagcaccggggctgtgcagggtactgtgctatctcctcttctcttcaccctctacacatctgacttcagacacaacatggacagctgccacctccagatGTTCTCTAAAaatacagccatcgttggatgtgtatcacaggggaatgaACTGCAACACAAGGAAGTCGTCACCAACTCTttcgactggtgtggactgaaccacctgcacatcaatgccagcaagaccaaggagatggtgatagactttTGCAGGACGGTCTCACAGATCACACCGctgagcatccagggtttgaGAGTGTGGGGGAGTACACATACCTTGATgtgcacctcaacaacaaactgggaTGGACCACCAACACAGgtgccctgtacaggaagggccaaagtcgtctccatctgctgagaatactgaggtcctttggagtacGTAGGAcactattaaaaacattttaggattctgtggttgcatctgcaatcttctaCACAGGTCTGCTGTGGCggtggaagctctgagagggacataaagagactgaacaaagtggtcaggagagctggttctgtcctggaccgccctctggacaccattaAGAACATAGGTGcgaggaggatgttagccaagctgacatctatcgttgacaacccctctcacccgTTGCATGACGCAGTGGGGGcactcagcagctccttcagcaacagactgctgcatccactctgtaagaaggaacactaccacaggtcccgcaacagctcatcacagtcactttattcaccaccagtcgTTAAGCTAATTATTTTTGCActaccatttacatttgcactacattgcattacattttcttaatgtttcactgtttagattgcacagtttttttacttagattgtacagtttttatttagattgtacagtttttatttatttctttttaatatatgtcctgtcacagaggttgaagagtaacgcaatttcgattctgtttgtcctgtacatactgcagaattgacaataaagctgagtctgactttgactttgaggTCCTTTATACCAGCAGTCAGTGTGTTCATATAACACCTGTCAGAGTTTTATTACTCTTactatttttactatttttgcactaatgtgtgatttatcttTATTTGAGCCTGCAACCACAGCcacaaaatattttgtgcaatattactttttcattctcttctgCATAAGTACTCTACCTTTGCAGATGTAACCAGACATCGCCTCCCTTCCTACCACTGCATGGCACTGTGCCAGGTTACCGACATGCTGATTCCTGGGCGGTGCCGTGCACACCTTTACATTCAGGTGGATGGCCTCATCGCACTCTCTTCTTCCACTCTCAATCAATCTCCTCGTGGTGGATGCAGCTTGGCGTGGCAGAGTGCATTGTCTGGCTGACTATTCTTGGTGTGCTTGGCCTTGTGCTAGTGACACGACATTTGAActattttttgtttgaaaatctATTTTGTTTAATAAACTTCTTCTTGTTTGGAACACGTTTTCTTGCCCTGGTGATTTTTGAACCTGTGCAGCCTTATTAGCTTATTAGTTTCGTTGTATAAATTCCTGGGGGTGAAATTACCCTAGGTGGTGTGACAGCCTTATTCCCCCCCCTGCTCACGTCACacatatacttttttttctactgtgacacacatacatgtattactgtgcaatagagtaAACACTGGACTAAACTTACCTgtccaccatgtgcaatttcaatcCATGTGTTAAAACCGTCAAatattttttatggcaatattttttagTTCTTCTGTGGcaatatgtgtttttcttttagatATTTTGTATATAGTTCTTGTGTAAAATGTACTTATATACAGTCAAAGTTTATCgtgtattctgtatttttctattcttttgtTGTTCTTACTGCTGCATATAACACTtgaatttccctggctgggattaataaagtcaatcttatcttatcttatcttatcttatcttatcgtatcgtatcttatcttattaagtagcactgtgtccacacacatactgtttttctttgcactactgtaaacatcctctatctcatacatgctataacGTGTgcaatattatattacatttttttttcattaaatacTACACCTCTGcatatatatttctatttatttatatatttctgtgACACATATAGCTCTGGAAGAAAATGAGAGACCTCAGCAATTTTTTCTGAAATCAGCATCTCTGCATGCATGACAGCCATTCCATTCCAGTGTCTGTTGaatttcaacaacaaaaaaaaaaccaaaaaaaaaacgtaagGATTGGACCATAGAGGACTGGAGTAAGGTCATCTTCTCTGATGAGTCCAATTTTCAGCTCTGCCCAACACCTGGTCGTCTAATGGTTAGACGGAGACCTGGACAGGCCTACAAGACACAGGGTCTCCTGCCCACTGTGAAATTTGGTGGAGGAACAATGACAATTTGGGGGTGCTTCAGCAAGGCTGGAATCGGGCAGATTTGTCTTTGCGGAGGATGTGTGAATCATGCCATGTACAAAGTTATTCTTGAAGAAAACttgcttccctctgctctgacAATCTTCCCCAACTCTGAGGACTGGTttttccagcaggacaatgCTCCATGCCACACAGCTAGGTCAATCAAGGTGTGGATGAAGGACCACCAGATCAAGACCCTGTCATGGCCAGCCCAATCCCCAGACCTGAACCCCATTGAAAACCTCTGGAATGTAATCAAGAGGAAGATGGATGGTCACAAGCCATGaaacaaagctgagctgcttgaGTTTTTGCACCAGGAGTGGCATAAAGTCACCCAACAGCAATGTGAAAGACTGGTGGAGAGCATGCCAAGACAcataaaagctgtgaaaatcaGGGTTATTCcaccaaatattgattttgtAAGTTTAAAAACATtagtattgtgttgttttaaaatgaatatgatcttgttttctttgcagtatttgagtactgaaaacactgcatctttttgttattgtgaccatttgtcattttcttcaaattaatgttttaaatgacaatatttttatttggaatttgggagaaatgttgtcagtagtttatagaataaaacagaaatgttctttttactcAAAACATACCAATAAATAGCAAATCAGAGAAACTGTTAATTTTGTAGTGGTCTCATATTTTTTCAGagctgtatatatatttatctactgtgcaatagagcatATCCTGTACTTACTTAATATTTCTCAatactttccattggcaatactactactactactactactactactactactactactaataataataataataataataataataataataataataataataataatctaatagtcttttgtataaaatgtacaaatatatagtcaactttttttGTATTATGAAGGCAATGGAACCTTtggtattgctatttttattgatgcagcctgtaacaccaaatatccccagctggggattaataaagttgatcttatcttatcttagtgGATGTTGTCCTTACCTGCAACAGCAAAATGGATTACATATCCATCTTCATCATACACTCCCCAGTGTGAATATCCAATGGGGTAGCTAAATTCTATCAAGTCTCCGAATTTGGCAGTAGACACAATTTCTTCAATCTGCATTCACAAAGCACATGAcaagaaataataatgaaataatcagtTTCTGGCAGGTCTCCTCTCCGCTCCACTCCCCAGCTAGTCTGAAAGCAGGTTTAGCCACATTACATTCTGTTCAGGGTAGAGTTGCTGTCTCCACTTCTTTAGGAATGGCAAACACTGGTCATGGTCATCATAACTAAAACCTGATTGCCCTTGTTGTTTGCCTGGCAGGCATGCACTAACATATAAACATGGTTCTTAATATATTCCTTTGGAAGATAGTTAATCTCACTGTACCATTGGCTGAAGTCACACTGCTTTGTTTGTTCTATTACATAAAAGTATGATTTTCTAAGAATACAGGTGCAGCAGCTCTCATGCTATTACATCATTTACATAATTGTACATATTTATAGTCTgcttgtattttttattttgtatttctctatttctattgctatttttttgcaattgcgattacctgctgcttgtaacaaccgaatttccccagctggggattaataaagcaCCTTATCTTATTTAAATGGCTGATCATACtcaaaatactttttatttcagttgtcACTGTTAATAATATTTTGCCATTAAGGAGTAATTCACAGCTggcctgtgtgttgtttttttcttacctgCTCCAGATAATCCATAGCTGACTCCTTGTACGTGTAGTAGTGTGAGCACTCTGGTTGCTGCTGTAAAACAGATTGCCCTCACAGGGTGTGTTGTGTGAGAATCtggtttggactgtttgttgcTTTGAAGTTCTTTGAGgtgaaacaaagacagctgaTTGGCTAAGACATCTTACAAAAGGCAACAAGAACAACACATCAACAAAGCTATACTTTAAGAAAGTTAATGAAGAAATGTCAACATATCTAGGTTTTCATGTGCAGTTAGCTGTTTTACTCTTTCATCATC
Proteins encoded:
- the si:ch211-229n2.7 gene encoding phospholipase A and acyltransferase 2 — its product is MDYLEQIEEIVSTAKFGDLIEFSYPIGYSHWGVYDEDGYVIHFAVAEEGQLMSSVRTSLQTIFPVCGDLLLGETRIRRVPLGEVNVPQGAHVLISNNRHAFTPSAPKEMRLRRDALLDQDFSYHLFNLNCEHFATFVRYGKAVCNQIPTRPKNLECVEATATFQDIVCPKETA